The Methanobrevibacter sp. V74 genome includes the window TGTTCCGAAACTACCTTTAGGAGATGTAGGGCTGATTTGACCCCCAGTCATGCCGTAAATATTATTATTGATACAAATTACGGTTAAATTAATGTTTCTTCTAGCTGCATGAATTAAATGATTGCCTCCAATAGAAGCTGCATCACCGTCACCGGTAAAAACAACAACATCCAAATCCTTATTGGCTGTTTTTAAACCGGTTGCGAAACTTAACGCTCTTCCATGAGTAGTGTGTAGGGAATCACAATTAAGATAACCAGGAATTCTTGAAGAACATCCGATTCCTGAAACCATTGCAATATTATCAAAATCCATTCCTGTCTTTTCCATTGCAGTTAAAAAAGCATTAATAATTGCTCCGTTTCCACAACCCGGACAGAAAATATGAGGCAATCTATCTTCTCTTAAATAAGGGAGAAACCTATTTTCTTTATGTTCGGTCATTTAGTTTCCTCCTATTTTATCAATTTTATCTAAAATTTCATCTGGAGTAGGCAATAATCCACCAATAACTCCCATTAAGTGCACATTAGTATCTTTAAGTACACGGTCAACTTCATAATACATTTGACCCAAATTCATTTCAACGACGACTACATCGCCTGCATTTTTTGTAAGTTCTTTTAACTGTTCTTCTGGAAACGGCCATGGAGTATCAATTTTAACATAACCTACTTTTTGATTATTATCTCTAGCTCTTCTTGTAGCTTCAACAGCTGATCTAACCGGTGAACCATAAGAAACAATAATAACATCCGCATCTTCACAATATTCAGATTTGACAGAGCAAATTTTATCTCTATTGTTTAAAATTTTATCACAAATTCTTTGAACAAGTTTTTCATGAGTTTCAGGATTGTTTGTATCTGGATAACCTCTTTCATCATGAGTAAGTCCGGTTACATGAATATTGAATCCGTCACCAAATGAAGGCATTGGATTTGTTCCATTTTCAACATTCTTAAATGGCAAATAGCCCTCAATTTTTTCAGACCTTTTTCTTGGAACAATCTCAATATCATCTTCAACAGTGATTTTTTCTCTCATGTGTCCTATAATTTCATCAGCCATTACAAATACTGGGCATCTGTATTCCTCGGATAAGTTAAATGCTTTTATTGTAAAATCGAAAAATTCCTGAACACTTGATGGGGATAATGCTATTGGTTCATAATCTCCGTGAGATCCCCAACGTGCTTGCATCATATCGCCTTGCGCTGCCATAGTTGGTTGAGCAGTTGAAGGAGAACCTCTTTGAACATTGACAATGACAATAGGGGTTTCACTTATAAACGCGTATCCTATATTTTCTTGCATTAAGGAAATACCAGGCCCTGATGTTGCAGTCATTGATTTGGATCCTCCCCAAGAACCTCCAATAATCGCACCTGCTGATGCGATTTCATCTTCCATCTGAACAAATGAACCTCCCACTTTTGGTAACTCACGAGCTAAAGTTTCCGCTACTTCAGTAGACGGAGTAATAGGATAACCTGCAAAAAATCTACATCCTGCAGTTAATGCTCCTTTAGCACATGCTTCATTTCCTTGAATAAAAAATTCTTCAGCCATTCATAACACCTACTTTTTCCCCCTTGTGAAATAAGGATTAAAATTCATATTGTTGTCCTCTTGCATCCACCAATTATCCGGCAAATCCACAGTTATAGCCTGGTCAGGGCATGCAACTTCACAAGTACCGCATTTATTACATCTCTCTTCAAATTTAACAAATGGTAATTGCACTCCTTTTTTATTAATCTCTGGAGATATTGCATAAACATTTTTATAACACATGAATAAGCAAAGATGACAACCTTTACACAATTTTTCGTCAATAATAATCAATTTTGAATCTCCTTAATAATTCTATGATAAATAAATCTAGAATGTATGTTACTTATGTTAATGAACATTTAAATATTTTATGTCAAATCATGATAAATTAGAAAATTTATTAAAAAATAAAATAAATATTATAATTATGAAACCTCTGACAACACCAATTAGTAATGGAGATATTGACAATCTAAAAGTTGGAGATAAGATACAAATTTCCGGAACAATTTACACCGGACGTGACGCGGCACTTCCGCAACTTGTTGAGTTAATTGAAAAAAATGAAGTTCCTTTTGATTTAGATGGCAGCGTAATAATGCATACGGCTTTTAGTAATGCAGGAATAGCACCTACTACCAGCAGCAAGGTAGAAATTGAATCTACAATAGCACCATTAAGTAAATCTGGAGTTAAAATACACATTGGAAAAGGAATGTTAAGCGATGGGACTGCTAAATCATTAGATGAAAATAATTCCATATTTGTAATAACACCGCCAGTTGCAGCTCTCCTTACAAACAAAGTTTTAGAAAAAAAGTGTGTTTTGTTTGAAAATGAAGGCATGGAAGCCATGTTTGAGTTAAAAGTAAAAAATATTCCTGGAATAGTAGCTATCCACAAAGGAAATAAGATTATTTAAATAAAAAAACAATAATTAGAGTTATTTTAAAAATAAATCAAATTTTTACTGAAATTTGGCATTGAACCTTCAAAAATCATGAAATTCCCATTATACTCATTTGCCAATCATATGCTGAAAAATGCAGTTACATATTAGCTCTGCATTTACTTTGGAGTTAATATCAATCTAATGATACAGTTAAACAGACATATACCCAATTAACAAAGAATCATCATGACACGATCAATGGGATTCAACTGCTAATTTCAACAATAATGAAAATATACAAACATGCTAAAAATAAAAAAATATTTTTATAGCTCCAGTTTAAACAAAAAAGTTAAAAAATAGCACCACTAAACAAACTAGAAATCTGTTGACAAATCTAGTGGTGATTGAATAGAATGGGCCAATTGTTAACTGATTGATAGTTGCATTTTTATTATTGCTTTTAACTGTATCTGTTTTTCAATTGTTATTTCTCTAGGGTTTATATTTAGTGTAATAATTAATTGGAGCGATGATTGTTTAGAATATGTTCTTGTTCTTTAATATAGTTCTAAAACTCTTTTTCCATCTGTTGTTAATGATTAAAGTTTTCCTTTAAGGATTCGAGATGTTATATTATAAACAAGACCATATTTTCTTAATCGTGCCAAAAGTTGCTAATATGATTTGTGAACACATTAATTGCCTCGCCTATTTGTTTTGGCATGTGATAATGGTTAAAGATGATAGAAGTCCAATTAATCCATACAGATAAAGAGCATTATGATACTGTTAATGATAATAAATTCTTAGAAATGATTTATAAGTGGTATTATGATGATATTGGCAATGCAGAATTATTATATAATGCTCATGAGTGTGGAATGATTTTAACTGTGGTATCTATTGATTAAAACAGTTGAAGAGTTTTTAATTAAAATTGGTCACTATGATTATGTTTATGACTATGATTGGGAGTTTCATTTAGATAATAAGAATGAAGTTAATGCATATTGTATGTCTGGAGGTAAAATATTAGCATATCCTGGAATATTTCAGATAGTCGATGATGAAGAGAAATTAGTTTTTAGTGAAAACTGGACAATTATATTAAATAGTGAAAATCTTTTGAAAAGAGACATATACACAAACAATGAATGTAAATGCAATATTTGTGATAAAAAGAGATTCAACTGAGGAAACTATAATAAAAGTACAACTACAAAACAAGAAACTAAACTCAAATGCATTATATAATATTTACTGAACAATCAAAGTATTTAAATGATGATTTCTACAAGATTAATAATAATATTTAATAAAAAAAGTAAAGGAAGTTTAAACATCCTTTCAAATAATTATTTACTGTAATAGAAATAGATAGTTCCTACACCCTCACTTGAAGTACTACCTTCACCAACTACATTATTATTTGGATCAAGTAAATAAACATCCGTTGGTCCACCTTCATATTGATTGACAGTTACACTAGCAGTTTCAACATCTCCAACATCAATAGTTTTTTGTCCAGTACTTTCGTCACTTGAGTATTTTCCATTTATAGTTAAATCTAGTCTCCATTTTCCAGTGGTATTAATTTGTAGTTTATAATTGTCATTATCTGACGTGCCTTTAGTATTATTAGAGTTAGAGTTATTCTCACCCATTAATAATGTTGTAATAGCTACAGATTATAATTATTACACTTATTATTTTTTTATTCATGTTTTTTCTCCTTAACTTTCAAGTATTATAATAATATACTTGCTTAATATATATGTATTTAATTTAGTTATTAAGGCTCTTTCAAAAACTTTGTTGATTTGAAATTTTTTGATGAAAATTAGTTTGGAATTTTTAATTTTGTCTAAAAATAGTTAAATTTAATAAATAGGGTGGAGTAAAAGTTTTTATTATGCCTAATCAAAAAACAAATACTCCAAATAGTATTTTAGATGTTAAACAATATATATTTTGTGATTTTAATGATGGATTTGTCCTTTCAGATCCTTGTTTTGTGAAAATTTTTAAATCCTGTCAAAAGGCTCTGAAATCTTTTGATTTGAGTTTTAAGAAGGATGTTCCGTATTTTAAAATGAGTTTAGCTCGATGCCCTCATTGTGGAACTCGTCATGTAGTTAAATATGGTTTTACAAAAAGAACATTAGTATTTAAAGAAATAGGCAAAACTAAGGTGAAAGTTCAGCGTTATATTTGTAAACGTTGTGGTAAAACCTTTCAAACTGATTTAACAAGTCTTGTTGATAAAAACAGTAATTTTACGAATGAATTGAAAAGTAAATCAGAGCATTTAATTTCAGATTATCTGGGAAGCTTGAAAAATGTTTGTAAATCTTTTAAAAAATTCTTTGGAATAACAGTTTCACATCAAACGATTGAAAATTTGGCTTTTTGTTGATGAAAACATTTTAGAATTTGATTTAGGTCGTTGCTCGGGATATTATGTCTTTGATGTAGAATGGATAAAAATCAATGGAGAATGGAAATATCGACACACCTTACTTGATTCAATTTCAAATTGCATCGTAGCCGATGCAATTTACGATACTGAAGATGAAAACACTGTTGAGAAGTTTTTAAGAGAATCTACAGTAAATAAAAATAAAATTGCAATCACAACAGATTTAGATAAAAAATATGCCTCAATTATACCAAAACTAGGTTTTAAACACCAATTATGTATTTTCCATACTAAAAAAAGTTTAAATAAACAATTAAAAACTTTTAAAGATAAAAATCTCATTTCTGACGAAGAATATCAAGAATGCCACAAACAACTGAAAATAATCAAAGATTTATTCGATTTAAATGATTACGATGAATTCAAAAATGAAGTACAATCTTTAATTTATCGCAAAGATGATTTTCATCCAGTTATTTACAAAATAATCAGAAAATCAATCACTCCTCGATATAAAAGCTTTATTCATCACTTAAAAGATAAACGAATTGAAAAAACAAGTAACAAAATTGAAAATGCCTTCCAAAAAACAATGCCAAAATCTAGAAAAAGAACATTCAAGACCAAACGAGGTGTTTTAAAACGAATCTATCGCAGAGATTTAATTTGGAATGACAATCGCAAAAAGGATTTTGAAAATCAACAAAGTTTTTGAAAGAGTCGTTATTAATCTTTTTTATAATGTGAATCAAGTTCTTTCAAAAACTTGTGATTTCATTTTAAACAAAATTTTATTAAAAATTTTAGGTTATTTTTATATTTTAAAGTTAATAACTCGATTATCGTGAAATAATTTAAGTGAATAAGTTAATCAAAAAATAATCTATCACACAAGTTTTTTGAAAGTGCCAAAAAATATGAAATAAAAAGATTAAAAATAAAAATCAAAGAGAATTCTATCAGCTAACTTTTTAACCTCCCGCAAACAAACCAAAGGATAAAAATACATTAAAAGGAAATTATTATAAAACTAGATTATTGATAAATCCATTAAAAAAAATCCACACTTTATACTCTTTTTAATAAATCTAGCTTAAAGTATATTAATAATGATAAATTAATATAATTTCATGAAAACTAAAATAATGGAATTTTTCACAAATAGTGCTAAAGTTTTCTTAAATCCAGATGAATTATTTAGTGAAAAAAAAGCAACCCATAATTATGATGGAGTTTTTTCATTAATTTTTTATATGGCAATTTTAGGACTGATTTTTGGAATTTTAACAAAAAGTGTAATTATTACAATAATACTTATAATTACTTTAATAATTGGAGCGTTAATCTCTAAATTAATACACAGTCTAATAACCTATGTTATTGCAATGATTTATAAAGCAGATGCTGAATTTAGCCAATTATATAATTTAATGTGTTATGATGGGGCTTTATATGCTTTAATCATCCCAGGTATTGGAATTGCCTTACTTACAGGTAACCTGATAGTAATACCATTAATCATACTTGTGGATTTATGGAAATTAATTGTAAATGTTATAGCTGTAAATAGTGTGTTTGAATTTGGATACGGTAAATCATTTATCGCATCATATGCATTAGTAATTTTAATTTTAATTATTATAATGGGGTTAATATTATGAACAATTATAAAATTCTAGGAATAATTATAATTATTGGACTTGTCTTTTCAATATTTGCGGCCACCATCTTTTCAATCAATAGTTCTAATGAAAAGAAAGATTACAATCTAACTGAATTTAATGATGGGCAATTAAATTTAACCAAAAATGACTTAAATGGAATAAAAACTGTAAATATAAACTTAAAACAAGAAATAGGTGGAGTTAAAATTAATTTCACAGATAAAGACAATATTTACAACATTACCAGTGATTCCAAAGACCCAGTTAAATTTAACTACACAAAAAACGGAGATACTTTAAATATAAACCTCGAGTCCAATAGATCAGATACGACATTTGAACTAAGCAATAAATACCAATACAATATCAACTCAGACATAGCTATTGGAGGATTAACTGCTAACTTTGAAAATGGAGACGTTAAAAACTTTAACTCCAAAATTATACTCGGCGGCGAAAACTTAATACTCACCAACGGAAATGTAAAGAAAATTAACACAACTATAAACACCGGAGGAGCAAATATCCTCGGAAATGCTAAAAATAAAGTTGATATGAACTCTGAAATCGTTATTGGCGGTATAAACATGGAACCTAATGGAAACTTAAATTTAAAATCCCATGAAAGATTAGGTGGAGTGAACGCTGAATCCTACACTTCAAAAGATACTGGGTATTATACTGAATATACTGGAAATAACATATCTGATAATGTGATTAACTTAAAAAGTCAAATACAAATCGGTGGATTAAATTTAATTTAAATCCACTTCTTTTTTAAATTTCAAACCGAAAACACATAAATTCAAAAAATGGAAGTTCAAATTAATTTTGAAATTCAACTCCAATAAAAATTACGATTAAAACCTTCCAACAAAAAAAAGCATAACCACTCTCAAAAACAGAATAAATTACCTTAAAAATTGATATAAATATTAAAAAACTAAAATATTGGCAAATCCCTTAAAAAAATAAATAATAAGAGTTATAAGGCAAGATAACTCTCAGTATTCTATCAATTCAAATTGAACTAATAGTTATTTGTTATATTCTTAATATCTTTTTATTCCCATTGTTAGAGAATATGAAGATTATTCTTCTGCTTCTTCTTCATCTTCAGTTTCTTCTTTTTTCTCAAAGGAATCAATGAAATTAACATTATTAATTTCATCGATGTTATCCCAGATATCTTTAGCTATTCTGAATCTTGCAAAAGTAATGTCCATGTAGGGTTGTTGGTCAAATTTAGCCATTTCATCTAATTTGATGTTTGCAACACCATCAACTATGTCAATTTCAGTTTTTTCAACATCGACATTAGAATTAGAGTAATGTAACTCAATCATACTTTTGATTTTATCTTTTTCATCTTCAATGATTTCAGTTACTTCAACTTCATAAACTAAGTCTTTTCCAGCTAATTCATGGTTAAAGTCGATTTTTACTCTTCCACCATTAACAGTTAAGATTTTACCAGTTTCACCATCAGATTGGATTTTCATACCTTGAACCGGAGTCATACCTTGTTTTTTGAATTCTCTCATAGGCACTAATTGAATTAATGAATGATCCCTAGGGCCGAAAGCATTATCAGAATCCACTTCAATAGTTTTCTTGTCACCTTCTTCTAATCCAATAATTGCCTCTTCAATAGCAGGCAATAAGTGGTTTCCACCTACAACAATTGGAATTGGTTTGTAGGCTTTTTTAACATCAAAAATTTCAGCTTCTTCTGCAATTTCTTCATAAGTAGTGTCAAATACTTCATCAGTGTCTTTTATTTTACCAGTGAAATTTACTCTAACAAAATCTCCGTTATCTATAGTCATAATATAAGCTCCTTTATAATTTTGATTATATAAATTGTTAATAAATCTAACAGTAACTATTTTAGTCAGCATCATTTATTAAAGTTTTGTTTGATTAGAAGAAAAATGTATAAAATAAGTGTCATTGAAAAATAAATACTTTTCAAATGCTCTTAGTGAAACACTAATATCTATGTTAAAGATAATATTATCCATGCAAAAAAGAGGATCAGTTAATTTACCACTTCACAGAGGGCATCCTCCACGTTGGTTATTTTCAAGAATGGTTGACCTATCTGGAGCATTAGCTTCAGTAATTATTGAGGAATATAGTTTAGAAGAATTTTTAAATCGTATTTCCAATCCTTATTGGTTTCAAGCATTTTCTTGTGTCCTAGGTTTTGATTGGCACTCCTCTGGAACTACCACAACAACCCTTGGTGCTTTGAAATCATCCTTATCCCCTGAAGAGCATGGAATTTATTTAACTGGAGGGAAAGGTGGAAGATCGAGAAAAACACCTGAAGGGATAAAACATGCTGGAGATGTGTTTAATTTAAAAACAAAAACCACAGAAAAATTAGTTGAAACAAGTAAATTATCTGCTAAGATTGATAACTCATGTATTCAAGATGGCTACACATTATACCAACATAACTTCTTTATAACTGAAAAAGGAGACTGGGCAGTTGTTCAACAAGGATTGAATGGTGAAAATAAATATGCTAGACGTTATCATTGGTTAGGTAATGAAATAGATAAATTATTAAATGAACCTCACAGCGGAATCTCATGTGATTTAAAAACTCCCAATACATTAAATATGTCTTCAAAAGATAGCGAAGAAGCACAAAAAATTAGTGTTGATTTAATTAATGACAATCCAAATCATTTAAGACAATATTTTAAAAGAAAAGATAATCAAATGCTTTTAGAAGATTTTTCAATGCCCTCTCATCATCCAGTACTTGACATGGACATTTCTGATAAAGAATTTGAAGTGCTAACAAAAGCTTGGGAAATCCAACCTGAAAACTATGAAGAATTGATTTTACTGAATGGCATTGGCCCTAAAAAAATAAGAGCGCTTGCTTTAATATCCGACCTTGTTTATGGCGAACCTGCAAGTTGGAAGGATCCCGTCAAATATAGCTTTACACATGGAGGCAAAGACGGTTTTCCATATCCGGTTGATAGAGAGACATATGATAATTCTATCCAGACTATACGAGATGCACTTGACCGGGCACGAATAAAAAAAGATGAAAAGTTAAAAGCCATAAAAAGATTAGATGACTTTATCTCTTAACGATTTTCATTGTGAACATTAACGTTTTTACCATGAGCTGTTGGAATTACTTCCAATACTGGATTTTCAAATTCTAAATCGAATTCCTTACCATCCATCAACAAGTGTTGAAATATTGCAAGGGAAGAAACTTCAGAATGAGGCTGTGTTGTTACAGAAACATTCCAATCAGCAGCCTTATAAACTTTTCCAGGAACTTTGGAACCACCAACAATAATTAAAATATCTGATCCATCTTCTCTTACTTCAGTTGCAGTTATATGAGCTTGTGTACCATACATTGTCAAATGCACAACCTTTCCACCATCTGCCTTCCATTTGTTAATTACTCCCATGTAACTTTCAGCATATTCAATCTTAAAATTCCCGCCAAATCTTGAAGCGGTGTCTTTAACATTTTCCATTAACTGAGTATCCTTCTCACCAGCCAAGTATATTTTACTTGCACCAAATGCACGGGCGGTTAGACAAACATGAGTTGTAATTCTAGTATCCCTCTTTAATCTGTGATCTAATCTTAAAACATTAACAACCATATTAATCAGTTAATTATTACTTGTTAAAATTATATAAATTTGATGAGAAAAACCACTTCTAACTAACTTTTGCAATAAATTTGATGCATGCATTGCATTAATTTTCAATGCAAGATTTATTAATATGAGAAATAAATATTGGAAATTTGTTAAATATGGGCAAATCTCATCACTACTAAATTAAACTCCCCAATATGTAAAATAATCTATAAATTACTTAAAATATTGAATTTAAGCCATTAAATTTATTTAAATGAAAAACAATGTTATTGCCATGAATAATAATGATAATAAACGTCCAACTTCATTACTCATTCCTAAAACATCACCATTAGCTAAAATAAAATTACGTTTTGCAATATTTGCGATTATAACACCGGAAAGCATTGCACCTAGAACACCCGCAATACCAATCCATCCACCAAGCAAATATGCAATAATTGCTACAATCACTGTTGAAGCATAATAATTAGGAACATTAGTTTCTTTTATAAAATAGCTACCAATACCTGGTGTTAAAGGTTCTGATAGCAATGCAGTAGTCAATAAAGATGTTTTTGCAGACATTTCACATATTATAATACCCATTATAAAATTATAATCAAGAATATTGTAAATTCCAGCAATTGTGAGACTTGCAACTAAAAACAGTGTAGCAATTCCCCCAGCACCCACACTAGAATCTTTCATTACCCTAATTTTCTTTTCAGCATCCCCATGAACCATAACCCCATCGGCCATGTCCATTACACCATCAAGATGATTATAACCAGTTATTATCATCAAAAATGCATATACAACAGCAGCCGTGAAAAATGAATTTAAATGTAAGAACTCAAGTGAAATATAACCACAAATTGCCGCTAAAATACCAATCAATATATGTAAAAATGGCCATACCCATGTTAATTTAGTCATATACTCAATCGATGTGAAAACATTGATTGGAAGTATTGTTGAGAATGTTAAAAGTCCTAAAATGGATTTTATTGGTGAAAATTCTTCATCTTCAAAGTAACTATCATCTTCCATAATTATTCCTCAAATATTTTAGATATGCATCCTGCAATCAATCCGGCGAAAATATTATCAAGCACCGGAGGCAAACCTCCAATGATTCCAGGTTTAATTTCATTGTATCTTTTGAAATTGAATGCAGCTTTTGTTCCAGCAATTTGATTTGAAATTGCAAAACCCAATACCTCATCCCCATAAAGATAAGTTGAATCATCACAAGTAGCAACTTCCCTCAGGCGGTTATGATTTAAATCTTGCTCTAGCCTAATACCTGCCATCAATAATGCAATAACATTAATATCAATTAATGATTTGAAAATTTGTGCTGTCATTTTATCTTTTAACACCGGAGTTATTTCAACATCATGTAAAAGTTCCATTCCAGCATCAACTAAATCACCTATCTGTATTCCTTCAGATACCAAGTAATCAAGAATGCCAAAGCTTAGCTTGAGATTTTTAAATGCGTCTTCCATACTTATCTCAATAGCATCACTAATTCGTATTTTTAAATCTTCAAAATCAATATCATCCCATTTTGCATTATTAATATCCAAAGATCCGCCACCATTATCTGAAACATTAGACAATACTGCTAAAAAATCATTATCATTTAAAATATATTGAATATGTAAAGGCAAACCCATATTAGCTAATGTTTTAGCCTTAGTACTGGCTACTAATTTAAAGATTTTAAGTAAATCCTTTGGCGAGATTGCTTTATCAATATAAATTACATGACTTAAATTAATTCTTGCATCAGTAAAACCTTTATGTGAATTTGCAACTTGTAATTTATCAGCAAAATCATCGACAATGACATCATTTGCCATGAAAGTAAAAATAGATAAATCATCATAAGTGTTTTTAAAGTAGTTTAAAGATTCGGTTGCTTGAGCAATATATGAACCTTCCATATTGTTAAAAACTTCTGCTCTTTTAGCTGTAGCTTCAAATTCATTCTTAGATTTGATTATATTAACATTTTGGACAATATCAATCCCATCACTTACAGTGAAATCACTGAATGCTAAAAAATGATTTGGATTATTGATGCAAATACCATAATCTTTTTCGATGATATTAAATTCCATGAGATAATATATATTAATTATTTAATTTAAACCTATATTATAATATCAAAAAGGACCTAACACATGACAATTATTATTGATCCACAGTCTAGTGGAATAGCGGGAAACATGCTAATAGGAGCATTTGTTGATTTAGGAGCAGATGCAGACAAATTAAAAGAAGTTATGGAAAAATCAGCTTTAGAATTTGGAAAAGTTGAAGTTACATTCACTAAAGTTTCAAAATGCGGGATCATTTCAACATTCTGCCATGTTGAAATGCTTGAACATAACCACTCTATTGATTTTAAGGAATTTATATCAAAAATTAAAGAGCTGGATCTGGATGAAAAAATCATAAATACTTCTGTTAAAATATTTGAAAGAATTGCTGAAAGTGAAAGCAAAGTTCACGGCAAAAGTCTTGACGAAGTTCATTTTCATGAAGTAGGAGCTAGTGATGCCGTTGCTGATGTGATAGGTTCTGTTTATGCATATTATTCACTAGGTTATGATAATCAAAAAATAATTGGCCTACCAATAGCTATTGGAGGAGGTAGAGTTAAAACATGTCATGGCATAATACCTGTTCCTGCACCAGCCGTTGTTGAAATCTTAAAAGATGCTAAAATGATAGGTGGTCCGGTAGATAGTGAACTTGCAACACCAACAGGCGCGGCCATTTATATGGAATTATGTGATGAAATTAAAGATTTTATTCCTCAAATTAAAGTTAAAAAAGCAGGTTATGGAGCTGGAAGAAAAGATTTTAAACATCCAAATGTTTTAAGAATAATTGAAAGTTCAGACATGACTGAAAGTGATGAAATCGATGTTATTGAAACAAATCTTGATCATTTAACTGGTGAAGAAATCG containing:
- a CDS encoding 2-oxoacid:ferredoxin oxidoreductase subunit beta codes for the protein MTEHKENRFLPYLREDRLPHIFCPGCGNGAIINAFLTAMEKTGMDFDNIAMVSGIGCSSRIPGYLNCDSLHTTHGRALSFATGLKTANKDLDVVVFTGDGDAASIGGNHLIHAARRNINLTVICINNNIYGMTGGQISPTSPKGSFGTTAPYGNPDTPFNLAELVAASGASYSARWTTVQLDNLILSIKEGLENPGFSFIEVATQCPTYFGRKNKLKTPTAMAAVMKANTVFKSAADRMRPKELEGKIVVGKFADYTKDEFTENIDKLSVEKSGKKTLINSAFETEF
- a CDS encoding ferredoxin family protein, producing the protein MIIIDEKLCKGCHLCLFMCYKNVYAISPEINKKGVQLPFVKFEERCNKCGTCEVACPDQAITVDLPDNWWMQEDNNMNFNPYFTRGKK
- a CDS encoding YIP1 family protein, translated to MKTKIMEFFTNSAKVFLNPDELFSEKKATHNYDGVFSLIFYMAILGLIFGILTKSVIITIILIITLIIGALISKLIHSLITYVIAMIYKADAEFSQLYNLMCYDGALYALIIPGIGIALLTGNLIVIPLIILVDLWKLIVNVIAVNSVFEFGYGKSFIASYALVILILIIIMGLIL
- a CDS encoding peptidylprolyl isomerase; this encodes MTIDNGDFVRVNFTGKIKDTDEVFDTTYEEIAEEAEIFDVKKAYKPIPIVVGGNHLLPAIEEAIIGLEEGDKKTIEVDSDNAFGPRDHSLIQLVPMREFKKQGMTPVQGMKIQSDGETGKILTVNGGRVKIDFNHELAGKDLVYEVEVTEIIEDEKDKIKSMIELHYSNSNVDVEKTEIDIVDGVANIKLDEMAKFDQQPYMDITFARFRIAKDIWDNIDEINNVNFIDSFEKKEETEDEEEAEE
- a CDS encoding 2-oxoacid:acceptor oxidoreductase subunit alpha produces the protein MAEEFFIQGNEACAKGALTAGCRFFAGYPITPSTEVAETLARELPKVGGSFVQMEDEIASAGAIIGGSWGGSKSMTATSGPGISLMQENIGYAFISETPIVIVNVQRGSPSTAQPTMAAQGDMMQARWGSHGDYEPIALSPSSVQEFFDFTIKAFNLSEEYRCPVFVMADEIIGHMREKITVEDDIEIVPRKRSEKIEGYLPFKNVENGTNPMPSFGDGFNIHVTGLTHDERGYPDTNNPETHEKLVQRICDKILNNRDKICSVKSEYCEDADVIIVSYGSPVRSAVEATRRARDNNQKVGYVKIDTPWPFPEEQLKELTKNAGDVVVVEMNLGQMYYEVDRVLKDTNVHLMGVIGGLLPTPDEILDKIDKIGGN
- a CDS encoding tRNA (cytidine(56)-2'-O)-methyltransferase, producing MVVNVLRLDHRLKRDTRITTHVCLTARAFGASKIYLAGEKDTQLMENVKDTASRFGGNFKIEYAESYMGVINKWKADGGKVVHLTMYGTQAHITATEVREDGSDILIIVGGSKVPGKVYKAADWNVSVTTQPHSEVSSLAIFQHLLMDGKEFDLEFENPVLEVIPTAHGKNVNVHNENR
- the cobS gene encoding adenosylcobinamide-GDP ribazoletransferase, giving the protein MEDDSYFEDEEFSPIKSILGLLTFSTILPINVFTSIEYMTKLTWVWPFLHILIGILAAICGYISLEFLHLNSFFTAAVVYAFLMIITGYNHLDGVMDMADGVMVHGDAEKKIRVMKDSSVGAGGIATLFLVASLTIAGIYNILDYNFIMGIIICEMSAKTSLLTTALLSEPLTPGIGSYFIKETNVPNYYASTVIVAIIAYLLGGWIGIAGVLGAMLSGVIIANIAKRNFILANGDVLGMSNEVGRLLSLLFMAITLFFI
- a CDS encoding fumarate hydratase C-terminal domain-containing protein produces the protein MKPLTTPISNGDIDNLKVGDKIQISGTIYTGRDAALPQLVELIEKNEVPFDLDGSVIMHTAFSNAGIAPTTSSKVEIESTIAPLSKSGVKIHIGKGMLSDGTAKSLDENNSIFVITPPVAALLTNKVLEKKCVLFENEGMEAMFELKVKNIPGIVAIHKGNKII
- a CDS encoding DUF763 domain-containing protein; the encoded protein is MQKRGSVNLPLHRGHPPRWLFSRMVDLSGALASVIIEEYSLEEFLNRISNPYWFQAFSCVLGFDWHSSGTTTTTLGALKSSLSPEEHGIYLTGGKGGRSRKTPEGIKHAGDVFNLKTKTTEKLVETSKLSAKIDNSCIQDGYTLYQHNFFITEKGDWAVVQQGLNGENKYARRYHWLGNEIDKLLNEPHSGISCDLKTPNTLNMSSKDSEEAQKISVDLINDNPNHLRQYFKRKDNQMLLEDFSMPSHHPVLDMDISDKEFEVLTKAWEIQPENYEELILLNGIGPKKIRALALISDLVYGEPASWKDPVKYSFTHGGKDGFPYPVDRETYDNSIQTIRDALDRARIKKDEKLKAIKRLDDFIS